A region of Saccharococcus thermophilus DNA encodes the following proteins:
- the rapZ gene encoding RNase adapter RapZ, which yields MDKGTANNHIQMVIITGMSGAGKTVAIQSFEDLGFFCVDNLPPTLLPKFLELMKESGNKMNKVALVMDLRSRDFFDSLFTALDELAEQQWITPQILFLDAKDSTLVARYKETRRTHPLAPNGLPLEGIRLERELLEELKGRAQIIYDTSDLKPRELREKILRQFSSHAQQTFTVNVMSFGFKYGIPIDADLVFDVRFLPNPHYIDHMRPKTGLDEEVASYVLKWGETQKFLEKLIDLLTFMLPHYKREGKSQLVIAIGCTGGQHRSVAIAEYIARHFSADYKTIVSHRDMERRKEKHK from the coding sequence ATGGACAAAGGCACGGCGAACAACCATATCCAAATGGTGATTATTACTGGAATGTCCGGTGCGGGGAAAACGGTTGCGATTCAAAGTTTTGAAGACTTAGGTTTTTTTTGTGTCGACAATTTGCCGCCGACCTTGCTTCCAAAATTTTTGGAGCTAATGAAAGAGTCGGGGAATAAAATGAATAAAGTGGCATTAGTGATGGATTTGCGAAGCCGCGACTTTTTCGACAGCTTGTTTACGGCGTTAGATGAGCTGGCCGAGCAGCAATGGATAACGCCGCAAATTTTATTTTTGGATGCGAAAGACTCGACGCTTGTGGCGCGGTATAAAGAAACGAGACGGACGCATCCGCTCGCACCAAACGGTCTGCCTCTTGAAGGCATTCGTTTAGAGCGCGAGTTGCTCGAGGAGCTGAAGGGGCGGGCGCAAATTATTTATGACACATCCGATTTGAAGCCGCGGGAATTGCGCGAAAAAATCTTGCGGCAATTTTCTTCCCACGCACAACAAACATTTACGGTCAATGTCATGTCGTTTGGTTTTAAATACGGCATTCCGATTGACGCCGATTTAGTGTTTGACGTGCGCTTTTTGCCGAATCCGCACTATATTGATCATATGCGGCCGAAAACGGGATTGGATGAAGAAGTGGCTTCGTATGTGCTAAAGTGGGGAGAAACGCAAAAATTTCTGGAAAAACTGATCGATCTATTGACCTTTATGCTCCCGCATTACAAGCGGGAAGGCAAAAGCCAGCTTGTTATTGCCATTGGCTGTACGGGAGGACAGCATCGCTCGGTAGCGATCGCTGAATATATCGCCCGTCATTTTTCCGCTGATTATAAAACGATTGTGTCCCATCGCGACATGGAGAGGAGAAAGGAAAAGCATAAATGA
- a CDS encoding tetratricopeptide repeat protein, whose amino-acid sequence MGKQLKPTQRKATIVPFIQSGEYFFKKGMKAYQLGDLYKAKKYFERAVQYDGNDASFAFQLALVLAELGEYQFSNQWLLKIIHELDETMYECFYFLANNFAYLGLFREAMKYAEMYLMHDPDGDFAEDLKDLLELLKIDREDVENDEQETLIAMQERARYLLEKEAFEEAIVLLETMVANYPEFWAAYNNLALAYFYSGNVQKAQEMVAQVLDRNPGNLHALCNLLVFYYYLRDGRQVDDLCETLSCVYPFFIEHRYKLGATFALVGRFDLAFRWLYHLYKIGYDGDEAFYYWLANAAYYTGHELFAKHIWEKVVTLNPDKQGEEPWALSAPPLDAELQRIIRWFYRKNTAEMLYGLYLFSQSPYKNDIAVSLAIRRYLPAHPLLRPFMDYFLFRMEETLPSYVANIDQIVKILMANNDEIEETLYISWFSVAINAIRDNELFANHAAWAAAVEYVWRRQQGMNVTQKSVAAKYHVSPSTVQKYVKRVKSLLS is encoded by the coding sequence ATGGGAAAACAACTAAAGCCAACGCAACGAAAAGCAACGATTGTACCATTTATCCAAAGTGGAGAATACTTTTTTAAAAAAGGAATGAAGGCGTATCAGCTCGGCGATTTATATAAAGCGAAAAAATACTTCGAACGCGCCGTCCAATACGATGGAAACGATGCTTCCTTCGCCTTTCAGCTTGCCTTGGTGCTGGCGGAGCTTGGGGAGTATCAGTTCTCCAACCAATGGCTGTTGAAAATCATCCATGAATTGGATGAAACGATGTATGAATGTTTTTATTTTTTAGCGAATAACTTTGCCTATCTCGGTCTGTTTCGCGAGGCAATGAAGTATGCGGAGATGTATTTAATGCATGATCCGGACGGCGATTTCGCCGAGGACCTGAAAGACTTATTGGAATTGCTGAAAATAGATCGAGAAGATGTAGAAAATGACGAACAGGAAACTTTAATTGCCATGCAGGAACGGGCGCGGTATTTGCTAGAAAAGGAAGCGTTTGAAGAAGCGATCGTTTTGTTAGAAACGATGGTGGCCAACTACCCTGAATTTTGGGCGGCGTATAACAACTTAGCGCTTGCCTATTTTTACAGCGGAAATGTGCAAAAAGCGCAAGAAATGGTCGCACAAGTGCTCGATCGCAATCCAGGCAATTTGCATGCGCTTTGCAATCTGCTTGTTTTTTATTATTATTTGCGTGATGGACGGCAAGTCGATGATCTTTGTGAAACGTTGTCATGCGTATATCCATTTTTTATCGAACATCGTTACAAGCTTGGGGCGACATTTGCCCTTGTCGGTCGTTTTGACCTTGCTTTTCGCTGGCTATACCATTTATATAAAATCGGTTACGATGGCGATGAAGCCTTTTATTATTGGCTTGCGAATGCCGCTTATTATACTGGGCATGAGCTGTTCGCGAAACACATTTGGGAAAAAGTTGTCACCTTAAATCCGGATAAACAAGGGGAGGAACCGTGGGCACTCTCCGCTCCGCCGCTTGATGCAGAGCTTCAACGCATTATCCGCTGGTTTTATCGCAAAAACACCGCTGAAATGTTATATGGGCTTTATTTGTTTAGTCAGTCGCCATATAAAAACGACATTGCGGTCTCGTTAGCGATTCGCCGCTATTTGCCTGCCCATCCGCTCCTTCGCCCATTTATGGATTATTTTCTATTTCGTATGGAGGAAACGTTGCCTTCTTATGTCGCTAATATCGATCAAATTGTGAAAATATTGATGGCGAACAATGATGAAATAGAGGAAACGTTGTATATTTCATGGTTTTCGGTAGCCATTAACGCCATTAGAGACAATGAGCTGTTTGCGAACCATGCGGCTTGGGCGGCGGCCGTGGAATATGTATGGCGTAGGCAACAAGGAATGAATGTCACGCAAAAATCGGTAGCTGCAAAATATCATGTTTCGCCGTCAACGGTGCAAAAATATGTAAAAAGAGTGAAAAGCTTATTGTCGTGA
- a CDS encoding NUDIX hydrolase, with protein sequence MQRVTNCVLLKDGKVLLLQKPKRGWWVAPGGKMEQGESIREACIREYREETGIYLKNPKLKGVFTVVMKDGEQIVSEWMMFTFFADQFDGENVPYCEEGKLEWQSVETIHELPMAPGDYHILEYALKGSDIMYGTFIYTEDFELLSYRLDPS encoded by the coding sequence TTGCAACGCGTAACGAACTGCGTTTTATTGAAAGACGGGAAAGTGCTGCTGCTGCAAAAGCCGAAACGAGGATGGTGGGTGGCTCCAGGCGGAAAGATGGAGCAAGGAGAATCGATCCGTGAAGCTTGCATTCGCGAATATCGCGAAGAAACGGGGATTTACTTAAAAAACCCAAAGCTTAAAGGGGTTTTTACGGTTGTTATGAAAGATGGGGAACAAATCGTTTCTGAATGGATGATGTTTACCTTTTTTGCCGACCAGTTTGACGGTGAAAACGTTCCGTATTGTGAAGAAGGCAAGCTGGAGTGGCAGTCGGTGGAAACGATCCACGAACTGCCGATGGCGCCGGGAGACTATCATATTTTGGAATATGCTTTAAAGGGATCGGACATTATGTACGGAACGTTTATATATACGGAAGATTTCGAGCTGCTTTCCTATCGGTTAGATCCTAGTTGA
- a CDS encoding HPr family phosphocarrier protein codes for MIEKQVEVKLKTGLQARPAALFVQEANRFSSDIFLEKDGKRVNAKSIMGLMSLAISSGSVITLIADGPDEKAAIEKLASYVQKEK; via the coding sequence ATGATAGAGAAACAAGTAGAAGTAAAATTAAAAACGGGATTGCAAGCGCGCCCGGCTGCGTTGTTTGTGCAAGAAGCGAACCGCTTTTCTTCTGATATTTTTTTAGAAAAAGATGGAAAACGGGTAAACGCCAAAAGCATTATGGGGCTAATGAGCCTAGCGATTAGTAGCGGTTCCGTCATTACGTTGATTGCGGACGGTCCCGACGAAAAGGCAGCGATTGAAAAGCTGGCCAGCTATGTACAAAAAGAAAAATAA
- the hisIE gene encoding bifunctional phosphoribosyl-AMP cyclohydrolase/phosphoribosyl-ATP diphosphatase HisIE, with protein MNLAAIRFDEKGLVPAIVQDAQSKEVLMLAYMNEESLKKSLETGETWFYSRSRQELWHKGATSGHTQRIVEMRYDCDSDALLVLVEPAGPACHTGSYSCFSNRMNGEKHEALPNRFAIINTLEEVIAKRDAERPEGAYTTYLFEKGVDKILKKVGEEAAEVIIAAKNRSHDELKWEVADLLYHLLVLLREQKLPLDAVLEVLAERHDAKK; from the coding sequence ATGAACCTCGCAGCCATTCGCTTTGACGAAAAAGGACTTGTTCCCGCGATTGTCCAAGATGCGCAAAGCAAAGAAGTATTGATGCTCGCCTATATGAATGAAGAATCGCTAAAAAAATCGCTTGAAACAGGCGAAACATGGTTTTACAGCCGTTCGCGCCAGGAGCTTTGGCATAAAGGCGCCACTTCCGGACATACGCAGCGCATTGTCGAGATGCGCTACGATTGTGACAGTGACGCGCTTTTGGTGCTTGTCGAGCCAGCCGGGCCCGCTTGCCATACAGGAAGCTATTCGTGTTTTTCAAACCGTATGAACGGAGAAAAACATGAAGCTTTGCCAAATCGGTTTGCGATTATTAACACATTAGAGGAGGTTATCGCGAAACGGGATGCGGAACGTCCGGAGGGCGCATATACGACGTATTTGTTCGAAAAAGGCGTCGATAAAATTTTAAAGAAAGTCGGTGAAGAAGCGGCGGAAGTGATTATCGCCGCGAAAAACCGCAGCCATGACGAGTTGAAATGGGAAGTAGCCGATTTATTGTATCATTTGCTTGTACTGCTTCGCGAGCAAAAGCTGCCGCTCGATGCGGTGCTGGAGGTGCTAGCGGAGCGCCATGACGCAAAAAAGTGA
- the hisH gene encoding imidazole glycerol phosphate synthase subunit HisH, translated as MTMIGIIDYGMGNLYSVSKALERLDYPYIISGDPNELKQARGLILPGVGSFKDAMHILRETGLSDFIRTAADSGTPLLGICLGMQLLFEESEENGLTAGLKLLRGRVVRIPEAGANGERYKVPHMGWNRLKFHHASPLLDHVEEGHVYFVHSYYVVTDDSKAVLASSTYNVEVPAVVGKENIFGTQFHPEKSGEVGMKILQNYVAIVEGKGNG; from the coding sequence GTGACGATGATCGGTATTATTGACTACGGAATGGGAAACTTATACAGTGTCAGCAAGGCGTTAGAGCGTCTTGATTATCCGTATATAATTTCCGGCGATCCAAATGAACTGAAACAGGCGCGAGGGCTGATTTTGCCAGGTGTTGGTTCGTTTAAAGACGCGATGCATATTTTGCGGGAAACAGGTTTGTCCGACTTCATCCGCACCGCTGCGGACAGCGGCACCCCGCTGCTTGGCATTTGCCTTGGCATGCAGCTGTTATTTGAAGAGAGCGAAGAAAATGGGTTAACGGCAGGATTGAAACTGCTGCGCGGCCGCGTCGTCCGCATTCCTGAGGCGGGGGCGAACGGCGAGCGCTATAAAGTGCCGCATATGGGCTGGAACCGGCTAAAGTTTCATCATGCTTCGCCGCTGCTTGACCATGTAGAAGAAGGGCATGTCTATTTTGTTCATTCCTACTATGTCGTGACAGACGATTCCAAGGCGGTGCTGGCAAGCAGCACATATAATGTCGAAGTACCGGCCGTGGTCGGCAAAGAAAACATATTTGGCACCCAGTTTCATCCGGAAAAAAGCGGCGAGGTAGGCATGAAGATATTGCAAAACTATGTGGCGATCGTAGAAGGAAAGGGGAACGGATGA
- the whiA gene encoding DNA-binding protein WhiA has product MSFASETKKELTNLEVKPCCLKAELSALLRMNGSLSFSNRKMIVDVQTENAAIARRIYTLLKKGYSVTVELFVRKKMRLKKNNVYIVRVVDGAHELLQDLKILKEDFSLIHAISPELVKKKCCKRSYLRGAFLAGGSVNNPETSSYHLEIFSLYEEHNNSLCELMNSHFFLNAKTLERKKGFITYLKEAEKIAEFLNIIGAHQALLRFEDIRIVRDMRNSVNRLVNCETANLNKTIGAALRQVENIRYIDETIGLSSLPDKLREIAELRIKYQDVTLKELGELVSGGKISKSGINHRLRKIDEIADRLRAGKPVDFHKSL; this is encoded by the coding sequence ATGTCGTTTGCGTCAGAGACAAAAAAAGAGCTGACCAATTTAGAAGTCAAGCCGTGCTGCTTAAAGGCGGAATTGTCTGCCCTTCTCCGCATGAACGGCTCCTTGTCGTTTTCCAACCGGAAAATGATTGTCGATGTACAAACGGAAAACGCTGCCATTGCGCGGAGAATTTACACCTTGTTAAAGAAAGGGTATAGCGTCACGGTTGAACTATTTGTTCGCAAAAAAATGCGTTTGAAAAAAAATAATGTATACATTGTCCGCGTTGTTGATGGCGCGCATGAGCTGTTACAAGATTTGAAAATATTGAAGGAGGATTTTTCGCTAATTCACGCGATTTCGCCAGAATTAGTGAAAAAAAAGTGCTGTAAGCGTTCTTATTTGCGTGGGGCGTTTCTTGCCGGCGGATCGGTCAACAATCCAGAGACGTCCTCGTACCATTTAGAGATTTTTTCCCTTTATGAAGAACATAATAATTCATTATGTGAATTAATGAACAGTCATTTTTTTCTGAATGCGAAAACGTTGGAACGAAAAAAAGGGTTTATTACGTATTTAAAAGAGGCAGAAAAAATTGCCGAGTTTTTAAATATTATCGGTGCCCATCAAGCGCTGTTGCGCTTTGAAGATATTCGCATTGTGCGTGATATGAGAAATTCGGTCAACCGGCTTGTCAACTGCGAAACCGCTAATCTCAATAAAACGATTGGCGCCGCGCTCCGTCAAGTCGAAAATATTCGCTACATTGACGAAACGATCGGATTAAGCTCCCTTCCGGATAAGCTGCGGGAAATTGCCGAATTGCGGATAAAGTATCAAGATGTAACATTAAAAGAATTAGGCGAATTAGTATCCGGGGGCAAGATCAGCAAATCGGGAATTAACCACCGCTTGCGCAAAATCGATGAAATTGCCGACCGGCTGCGGGCTGGAAAGCCTGTTGATTTTCATAAATCGTTATAA
- a CDS encoding gluconeogenesis factor YvcK family protein — translation MKEKTQPKMVIIGGGTGLPVLLRGLKHHDIDITAIVTVADDGGSSGRLRDELRIPPPGDVRNVLAALSDVEPLIVELFQHRFQNGNGLSGHSLGNLILAALTSITGDFVKAIREMSKVLNVHGQVLPAANKSVVLHAEMEDGAIVSGESKIPYSGKKIKRVFLTPEDIEPLPETIEAIRQADLIVVGPGSLYTSILPNLLVPKIGQEVCQAKAKKVYVCNIMTQAGETLHYTVSDHVKALHDHMGCSFLDVVIVNSGQIPEDIQQRYAQELAEPVQDDSDRLAELGIEVIRDHIVSYEDQVIRHDTKKVASLLLSLITAPPSS, via the coding sequence ATGAAAGAGAAAACGCAACCGAAGATGGTCATCATTGGCGGCGGCACAGGACTTCCTGTATTACTGCGCGGTTTGAAACATCATGATATTGATATTACGGCGATCGTCACTGTCGCCGATGATGGAGGCAGCTCAGGGAGATTGCGCGATGAATTGCGGATTCCGCCGCCGGGGGATGTGCGCAACGTATTGGCGGCGCTATCGGATGTCGAACCACTTATCGTCGAATTGTTCCAACATCGGTTTCAAAACGGCAATGGATTGTCAGGCCATTCATTGGGGAATTTAATTTTGGCAGCGCTGACGTCGATCACGGGAGATTTTGTCAAAGCGATCCGTGAGATGAGCAAGGTGTTGAACGTACACGGGCAAGTGCTGCCGGCAGCGAATAAAAGCGTTGTCCTTCATGCCGAGATGGAGGACGGTGCCATTGTTTCCGGAGAGTCAAAAATCCCTTATTCCGGAAAAAAAATTAAAAGAGTGTTTTTGACTCCGGAAGATATTGAACCGCTTCCAGAAACGATCGAAGCGATTCGTCAGGCAGATTTAATCGTTGTTGGTCCGGGAAGTTTATATACGAGCATTTTGCCGAACTTGCTCGTGCCGAAAATTGGCCAAGAAGTTTGCCAGGCAAAGGCGAAAAAAGTGTATGTATGCAACATTATGACCCAAGCGGGTGAAACGCTGCATTATACGGTTAGTGATCATGTAAAAGCCCTGCATGACCATATGGGATGTTCTTTTCTTGATGTGGTTATTGTCAATAGCGGCCAAATTCCGGAAGACATTCAACAGCGCTATGCACAAGAGTTGGCGGAACCGGTGCAAGATGACAGTGATCGGCTTGCGGAATTAGGAATAGAAGTGATTCGCGATCATATCGTCAGCTACGAGGATCAGGTCATCCGCCATGATACGAAAAAAGTGGCGTCATTGCTTCTCTCGCTGATTACAGCACCTCCTTCTTCCTAA
- the hisA gene encoding 1-(5-phosphoribosyl)-5-[(5-phosphoribosylamino)methylideneamino]imidazole-4-carboxamide isomerase gives MAAFTVYPAIDMRGGKCVRLLQGDYEKETVYGDSPVEMAALFAEQGARWIHMVDLDGAKEGKRVNDRFVVEVAKQLPVKVQIGGGIRTEEDIVYYLENGVSRVILGSAAIADPPFVKEMLKKYGERIAIGIDAKNGLVATEGWLRTSNVKATDLGKELAAAGAQTFIFTDIATDGMLSGPNVTAVVEMARATGKQVIASGGVSSLSDLVSLKRHAGDGVVGAIVGKALYTKQFTVAEALEAVKDE, from the coding sequence ATGGCGGCGTTTACGGTTTATCCAGCGATTGATATGCGCGGCGGCAAATGCGTCCGCCTGTTGCAAGGCGATTATGAGAAAGAGACGGTATACGGCGATTCGCCGGTCGAAATGGCCGCCTTATTCGCCGAGCAAGGGGCGCGATGGATTCATATGGTCGATCTTGACGGCGCGAAAGAAGGGAAACGTGTCAATGACCGGTTCGTCGTCGAAGTGGCAAAGCAGCTGCCGGTGAAAGTGCAAATTGGCGGAGGCATCCGCACGGAAGAGGATATTGTGTATTATTTAGAAAACGGCGTATCCCGCGTCATTTTAGGGAGCGCCGCTATCGCCGATCCGCCGTTTGTCAAAGAAATGCTGAAAAAATACGGCGAGCGCATCGCCATCGGGATTGATGCGAAAAATGGATTGGTGGCGACGGAAGGATGGCTTCGCACTTCCAATGTCAAAGCGACAGACCTTGGGAAAGAGCTCGCCGCAGCTGGGGCGCAAACGTTTATTTTTACCGATATCGCCACCGACGGAATGCTGTCAGGTCCAAATGTTACGGCAGTCGTTGAAATGGCGCGGGCAACCGGAAAACAGGTTATCGCTTCCGGCGGTGTCAGTTCGCTTTCCGATCTTGTATCGTTAAAAAGACATGCCGGTGATGGCGTCGTTGGTGCAATTGTCGGCAAAGCGCTCTATACGAAACAATTTACCGTCGCAGAGGCGCTTGAGGCGGTGAAAGACGAATGA
- the clpP gene encoding ATP-dependent Clp endopeptidase proteolytic subunit ClpP — MYLIPTVIEQTNRGERAYDIYSRLLKDRIIFLGTPIDDQVANSIVSQLLFLAAEDPEKDISLYINSPGGSITAGLAIYDTMQFIKPDVSTICIGMAASMGAFLLAGGAKGKRFALPNSEIMIHQPLGGAQGQATEIEIAAKRILFLRDKLNRILSENTGQPIEVIERDTDRDNFMTAQKAQEYGIIDRVLTRADEK; from the coding sequence ATGTATTTAATCCCTACCGTTATCGAACAAACAAACCGCGGTGAACGTGCGTACGACATTTATTCCCGCTTATTAAAGGACCGTATCATTTTTCTCGGCACTCCGATTGATGATCAAGTAGCGAACTCAATCGTCTCGCAGCTGTTATTTTTAGCCGCGGAAGATCCGGAAAAAGACATTTCGCTTTATATTAACAGCCCAGGCGGTTCGATTACAGCCGGCTTAGCGATTTACGATACGATGCAATTTATTAAGCCGGACGTTTCGACGATCTGCATCGGCATGGCTGCGTCTATGGGCGCATTTTTGCTCGCCGGCGGCGCCAAAGGAAAACGATTCGCTTTGCCAAACAGCGAAATCATGATCCATCAACCGCTTGGCGGCGCCCAAGGTCAAGCAACTGAAATCGAAATTGCCGCTAAACGCATCCTTTTCTTGCGTGATAAATTAAATCGCATTCTCTCTGAAAATACGGGGCAACCGATTGAAGTGATTGAACGCGATACAGACCGCGACAACTTTATGACGGCGCAAAAAGCGCAAGAATACGGAATTATTGACCGCGTATTAACGCGCGCGGACGAAAAATAA
- the hisB gene encoding imidazoleglycerol-phosphate dehydratase HisB, which yields MVRHASISRTTKETDIQLQFVIDGEGKAELDTGVPFLTHMLDLFTKHGHFNLTVKAQGDTEVDDHHTTEDIGICLGQALREALGDKKGIKRYGNAFVPMDEALAQVVVDLSNRPHFEFRGQFPSEKVGTFDVELVHEFLWKLALEARMNLHVIVHYGRNTHHMIEAVFKALGRALDEATMIDPRVKGIPSTKGML from the coding sequence ATGGTAAGGCATGCATCGATTTCGAGAACGACAAAGGAAACGGATATTCAGCTGCAGTTTGTCATTGACGGGGAAGGGAAAGCGGAGCTGGATACCGGCGTGCCATTTTTAACGCATATGCTCGATTTATTTACGAAGCACGGACATTTTAATTTAACGGTCAAGGCGCAAGGCGACACGGAAGTGGATGACCATCATACGACCGAAGATATCGGCATTTGCCTCGGGCAGGCGCTGCGCGAGGCGCTTGGCGATAAAAAAGGGATTAAGCGGTATGGAAACGCGTTTGTCCCGATGGACGAGGCGCTCGCCCAAGTCGTCGTCGATTTAAGCAACCGTCCGCATTTCGAGTTTCGCGGACAGTTTCCAAGCGAAAAAGTTGGAACGTTCGATGTCGAGCTCGTGCATGAATTTTTATGGAAATTGGCGCTCGAAGCGCGCATGAATTTGCATGTCATCGTCCATTACGGGCGCAACACGCATCATATGATTGAAGCGGTGTTTAAAGCGCTGGGGCGCGCGCTCGATGAAGCGACGATGATCGACCCGCGCGTCAAAGGCATTCCATCAACGAAAGGGATGTTGTGA
- the hisF gene encoding imidazole glycerol phosphate synthase subunit HisF, with the protein MITKRIIPCLDVKDGRVVKGVQFVQLRDAGDPVELAKFYDEQGADELVFLDISASHEGRKTMVEVVEKVAAQLAIPFTVGGGIHSLEEMKTILRAGADKVSLNTAAVRNPQLITEGADFFGSQCIVVAIDAKYDEAIGSWRVYTHGGRKATDLEVVEWAKEAVRRGAGEILLTSMDCDGEKNGFDIELTRKVSEAVPVPVIASGGAGKAEHFLEVFEKGKADAALAASIFHYKETSVKEVKAYLKERGVNVR; encoded by the coding sequence ATGATTACGAAACGGATTATTCCATGTTTAGATGTGAAAGACGGCCGTGTCGTCAAAGGAGTGCAATTTGTGCAGCTTCGCGATGCCGGCGACCCGGTCGAGCTGGCGAAGTTCTACGATGAACAAGGAGCGGATGAGCTTGTCTTTTTAGATATTTCCGCTTCGCACGAGGGGCGGAAAACGATGGTCGAAGTCGTCGAGAAAGTTGCCGCTCAACTGGCGATCCCCTTTACGGTCGGCGGTGGGATCCATTCGTTGGAAGAAATGAAAACGATCTTGCGCGCCGGCGCCGATAAAGTATCGCTCAATACGGCCGCGGTTCGCAATCCGCAGCTGATTACGGAAGGCGCGGACTTTTTTGGCTCGCAATGCATCGTCGTGGCGATTGATGCGAAATACGATGAAGCGATCGGTTCGTGGCGCGTTTATACGCATGGCGGGCGCAAGGCGACGGACTTAGAAGTCGTCGAATGGGCAAAAGAAGCGGTTCGCCGCGGTGCCGGAGAGATTTTATTGACAAGCATGGATTGTGACGGTGAAAAAAATGGCTTTGATATCGAATTGACGAGGAAAGTAAGCGAAGCGGTGCCGGTTCCGGTCATCGCTTCCGGCGGAGCCGGGAAGGCGGAACATTTCCTTGAAGTGTTTGAAAAAGGAAAAGCAGATGCCGCGCTGGCCGCTTCGATTTTCCACTATAAAGAAACATCCGTGAAAGAAGTAAAAGCGTATTTAAAAGAAAGAGGGGTAAATGTACGATGA
- the trxB gene encoding thioredoxin-disulfide reductase gives MSEEKIYDVIIAGAGPAGMTAAVYTSRANLSTLMIERGVPGGQMVNTEDVENYPGFENILGPELATKMFEHAKKFGAEYAYGDVKEIIDGEEYKTVVVGDKQYKARAVIIATGAEYKKLGVPGEAELGGRGVSYCAVCDGAFFKGKNLVVVGGGDSAVEEGVYLTRFANKVTIVHRRDQLRAQKILQDRAFANEKIDFIWNHTVKQINAKDGKVGSVTLVHTQTGEEREFPCDGVFIYIGMLPLSKPFANLGITNENGYIETNERMETKVPGIFAAGDVREKSLRQIVTATGDGSIAAQSAQHYVEELKEKLNIK, from the coding sequence GTGTCAGAAGAAAAAATTTACGACGTCATTATCGCAGGGGCCGGACCAGCAGGAATGACTGCCGCTGTCTATACATCTCGCGCCAATTTGTCAACGCTGATGATTGAACGCGGTGTTCCGGGCGGACAAATGGTCAATACAGAAGATGTCGAGAACTATCCAGGCTTTGAAAATATTTTAGGCCCGGAACTGGCGACAAAAATGTTTGAGCACGCCAAAAAGTTTGGCGCCGAATATGCGTATGGCGATGTGAAAGAAATTATTGATGGTGAAGAATATAAAACGGTCGTCGTTGGCGATAAGCAATATAAAGCGCGTGCCGTCATCATTGCGACCGGAGCAGAATATAAGAAGCTTGGCGTACCTGGTGAAGCGGAACTTGGCGGCCGCGGTGTTTCTTATTGCGCTGTCTGTGACGGGGCGTTCTTTAAAGGAAAAAACCTTGTTGTGGTCGGTGGCGGCGACTCTGCGGTTGAAGAAGGGGTATATTTAACCCGCTTTGCCAATAAAGTGACGATCGTTCACCGCCGCGATCAGCTGCGCGCGCAAAAAATATTGCAAGACCGCGCGTTTGCGAACGAGAAAATTGATTTCATCTGGAATCATACCGTGAAACAAATTAATGCGAAAGACGGAAAAGTCGGCAGTGTGACGCTCGTTCATACGCAGACGGGAGAAGAGCGCGAGTTTCCGTGCGATGGGGTATTTATTTACATCGGCATGCTTCCGTTATCGAAGCCATTCGCAAACCTTGGCATTACGAACGAAAATGGGTATATTGAAACAAATGAACGGATGGAGACAAAAGTGCCAGGCATTTTTGCCGCTGGCGATGTCCGCGAAAAATCGCTGCGGCAGATCGTGACGGCAACCGGCGACGGAAGCATTGCGGCGCAAAGCGCGCAACATTACGTGGAAGAGCTGAAGGAAAAATTAAACATAAAGTAA